From Caldicellulosiruptor hydrothermalis 108, a single genomic window includes:
- a CDS encoding cell division protein FtsL, translated as MPRTGSAIYSEDYWEGYQAEREEIEQEIARKNQIRKQILKQKRIERARFLRNILFVCIFCSMSIIIMCGYVNITHERAKLAQLQNELKLQTDINKQLKLEIDGKLTLSEIERIAQQKYSMTYPDFSQVVYVTVPLSEEKNQKVAKEEKSNYNNKVSLIINFIKKIF; from the coding sequence ATGCCAAGAACAGGTTCAGCAATTTACAGCGAGGATTACTGGGAAGGTTATCAAGCGGAAAGAGAAGAGATTGAACAGGAGATTGCCAGAAAGAATCAGATAAGAAAGCAAATATTAAAACAAAAGAGGATTGAAAGAGCAAGGTTTTTAAGGAATATATTGTTTGTTTGCATATTTTGTAGCATGTCAATAATTATTATGTGCGGGTATGTGAATATTACTCATGAGAGGGCAAAACTTGCTCAGCTTCAGAATGAACTTAAATTGCAAACTGATATCAACAAACAGTTAAAGCTTGAGATAGATGGCAAGCTTACTCTATCTGAGATAGAAAGGATTGCGCAACAGAAATATTCCATGACATATCCTGACTTTTCGCAGGTTGTATATGTTACTGTTCCTTTATCTGAAGAAAAGAATCAAAAGGTCGCAAAAGAAGAAAAATCGAATTATAATAATAAAGTATCTTTGATAATAAACTTTATTAAGAAAATCTTTTAA
- the rsmH gene encoding 16S rRNA (cytosine(1402)-N(4))-methyltransferase RsmH → MFEHIPVLLEESVSFLITNPDGIYVDATFGLGGHSKRILEKLSNKGFLVAIDKDLEAIELGKRRLEAYKNIKIVHSSFSKVDEVLESLGIAKIDGILFDFGVSSLQLDKQERGFSYSKEAFLDMRMDTTSKLTAYDVVNFYSQEDLERIIREYGEERFARRIAKAIVERRSKKPIETTTDLSSLISSLVPKPKDGSHPAQRTFQAIRIEVNRELEEIKVALEKSLGFLKSGGRICAISFHSLEDRIVKEFFKFHSLECICPKDIPVCRCGKKKQLEIITKKPIVPSKEEIERNRRSHSAKLRVAQKV, encoded by the coding sequence ATGTTTGAGCATATACCAGTACTACTTGAAGAGTCTGTATCTTTTTTGATTACAAATCCGGATGGAATTTATGTCGATGCTACGTTTGGTCTTGGTGGACATTCAAAAAGAATACTTGAGAAGCTTTCTAACAAGGGTTTTCTTGTTGCTATTGACAAGGACTTAGAAGCTATCGAGCTTGGTAAAAGAAGGTTAGAAGCGTACAAGAATATAAAAATTGTGCACTCTTCGTTTTCAAAAGTGGATGAGGTACTTGAAAGTTTAGGGATTGCAAAAATAGACGGAATACTTTTCGACTTTGGAGTTTCTTCTTTGCAGCTTGACAAGCAGGAGAGAGGCTTTTCGTACAGCAAGGAAGCATTTTTGGATATGAGGATGGATACAACATCAAAGCTCACAGCATATGATGTTGTCAATTTCTATTCCCAGGAAGATTTGGAGAGGATAATCAGAGAGTACGGTGAAGAGAGGTTTGCAAGAAGGATTGCAAAAGCTATTGTTGAAAGAAGGAGTAAAAAGCCTATTGAAACCACAACAGATCTGAGCAGCTTGATTTCTTCTTTAGTACCCAAACCAAAGGATGGGTCACACCCTGCACAGAGAACTTTCCAGGCTATTAGAATAGAGGTAAACAGGGAGCTTGAGGAGATAAAGGTTGCGCTTGAAAAGAGTTTGGGGTTTTTAAAATCTGGTGGAAGAATATGCGCAATTTCTTTTCACTCTCTTGAAGATAGAATAGTAAAAGAGTTCTTCAAATTTCATTCTCTTGAATGTATTTGCCCGAAAGATATTCCTGTCTGTAGATGTGGCAAGAAAAAGCAGCTTGAGATTATAACAAAAAAGCCAATAGTGCCTTCTAAAGAAGAGATTGAAAGGAACAGAAGAAGTCACAGTGCAAAGCTGAGAGTTGCCCAAAAGGTCTGA